The following are encoded in a window of Pagrus major chromosome 14, Pma_NU_1.0 genomic DNA:
- the LOC141008019 gene encoding islet amyloid polypeptide translates to MYHLRVPVLLLILLVLLRCVTTAPSYRYFSPSSSGEQESALQDSEGWLAPGLISNPFLGLMGTRPQRGLTAMNSHHIEKRKCNTATCVTQRLADFLVRSSNTIGTVYAPTNVGSATYGKRDLLQPPSYLPL, encoded by the exons ATGTATCACCTGCGGGTGCCTGTGCTTCTTCTCATACTGCTTGTCTTGCTGCGTTGTGTCACCACGGCCCCAAGTTACAG GTACTTCAGTCCCAGCTCATCTGGCGAGCAGGAAAGTGCTCTCCAAGACAGTGAAGGCTGGTTAGCTCCTGGGCTGATCTCCAACCCATTCCTCGGTCTTATGGGCACACGGCCTCAAAGGGGGCTTACAGCTATGAACAG TCACCACATAGAGAAGAGGAAGTGCAACACAGCCACCTGCGTCACCCAAAGGCTAGCAGACTTCCTGGTCCGCTCCAGTAACACTATTGGTACCGTCTACGCACCGACCAACGTGGGATCTGCCACCTACGGCAAGAGGGACCTACTGCAGCCTCCCAGCTACCTGCCTCTCTAG
- the pyroxd1 gene encoding pyridine nucleotide-disulfide oxidoreductase domain-containing protein 1, with protein MADKKEKTFKFVIVGGGIAGVTCVEQLSSQIPSADVALITAGAHIKAVTNYKQMSKTLEEFDVEERQSSVLEEKFPNLTVIHSAVKSVNTQSHSVETADGHVFGYEKLCICSGGRPKLLTQDNPYVLGIRDTDSAQEFQKRLSKAKTIVVVGNGGIALELVFEVEGCEVIWAVKDKAIGNTFFDPGAAQFLIPSLEATKPERAAPCKRPRYTTEEPAPGGSHTFTADKHARGRGSGPTETGSALGPDWHEGIVLRGAEQVSCRVSVEYQCEVEKIFTSEELLSSPQQTLRPENGGSWPVYIQLTNGKTFGCDFVVSATGVMPNTEPFLHGNKFVLADDGGLRVDDHMMTSEPDVYAAGDVCTACWEHSPLWQQMRLWTQARQMGWYAGRCMAAHVLSEPIELDFCFELFSHITKFFNYKVVLLGKFNGQGLEPDHELLVRCTKGQEYVKVVLSGGRMVGAVLIGETDLEETFENLILNQMDLTPYGEELLNPNIDIEDYFD; from the exons ATGGCagacaaaaaggagaaaacatttAAGTTCGTGATCGTAGGAGGTGGCATCGCGGGTGTGACATGTGTTGAGCAG CTGTCATCCCAGATTCCGTCAGCTGACGTGGCTCTGATTACAGCAGGTGCCCATATCAAGGCGGTGACCAACTATAAACAG ATGTCCAAGACTCTGGAAGAGTTTGATGTTGAGGAGCGACAATCCAGTGTTTTAGAGGAGAAATTTCCCAACCTGACTGTGATCCACTCTGCTGTCAAATCAGTAAACACTCAGTCACAT TCTGTTGAAACCGCAGATGGCCATGTCTTTGGTTATGAGAAGCTGTGTATCTGCAGTGGGGGCAGACCCAAGCTCCTAACCCAGGACAACCCTTATGTGCTGGGGATACGGGACACAGACAGCGCCCAG GAGTTTCAGAAGCGGTTATCCAAAGCAAAGacaattgttgttgttggaaatGGAGGGATTGCCCTGGAATTAgt ATTTGAGGTGGAGGGCTGTGAGGTGATCTGGGCTGTGAAGGACAAAGCCATAGGAAACACTTTCTTTGACCCTGGGGCAGCACAATTCCTTATCCCATCGCTGGAGGCTACCAAACCTGAAAGAGCTGCTCCCTGTAAAAGACCTCGCTACACCACGGAGGAACCAGCACCTGGAGGCTCCCACACCTTCACAGCAG ACAAACATGCCCGAGGACGTGGTTCTGGTCCGACGGAGACTGGCAGTGCCCTCGGTCCAGACTGGCATGAAGGAATAGTTCTTCGAGGAGCAGAGCAG GTGTCCTGCAGAGTTTCAGTGGAATACCAGTGTGAGGTGGAAAAGATCTTCACCTCAGAGGAGCTGCTCAGTTCCCCGCAGCAAACACTCAGACCTGAGAATG ggGGATCCTGGCCAGTTTACATCCAGCTGACCAATGGCAAAACATTTGGCTGCGATTTTGTTGTCAGTGCCACCGGTGTCATGCCAAACACGGAGCCATTTCTCCATGGCAACAAG TTTGTGCTGGCAGATGACGGTGGCCTACGGGTAGATGACCACATGATGACATCAGAGCCAGATGTATATGCTGCAGGTGATGTGTGCACTGCATGCTGGGAACACAGCCCGCTGTGGCAGCAG ATGCGTTTGTGGACGCAGGCCCGTCAGATGGGCTGGTATGCCGGCCGCTGCATGGCGGCACATGTCCTGTCAGAACCCATAGAACTGGACTTCTGCTTCGAACTCTTCTCACACATTACCAAATTCTTCAACTACAAG GTGGTCCTGCTGGGAAAGTTTAATGGGCAGGGCCTGGAGCCTGACCATGAGCTGCTGGTACGCTGCACCAAAGGCCAAGAATATGTCAAG GTGGTTCTCAGTGGAGGTCGGATGGTGGGAGCGGTGCTGATCGGGGAAACAGACCTGGAGGAGACCTTTGAGAACCTGATCCTCAACCAGATGGATCTGACCCCGTACGGAGAGGAGCTGCTCAACCCCAACATTGATATAGAGGACTACTTTGATTGa
- the etnk1 gene encoding ethanolamine kinase 1 — protein sequence MANYIHVPDEAPAVPKIDVTVDESDYRSGALKLIKELRPSWKPSEVKVKFFTDGITNKLLGCYVGAVMQDVVLVRIYGNKTELLVDRENEVKSFRVLQAHRCAPRLYCTFNNGLCYEFLQGTALEPEDIRSQPVFRLIARQLAKYHAIHAHNGWVPQSDLWLKMGKYFALIPKYLKDPKQDARLRMEVPSPRCLREELLWLQQSLSVLGSPVVLCHNDLLCKNIIYSQEAGNVKFIDYEYAGYNYQAYDIGNHFNEFAGLNEVDYSHYPNRPFQLQWLRSYLEAYKEHKGQGCEVTDREVEVLYVQVNQFALASHFFWGLWALIQAKFSTIDFDFLGYAVLRFNQYFKMKPEVAALNLPE from the exons ATGGCTAACTACATTCACGTCCCCGACGAGGCTCCCGCTGTTCCCAAAATAGATGTGACAGTTGACGAGAGCGACTACAGGTCCGGTGCACTGAAGCTCATCAAGGAGCTGAGACCGAGCTGGAAGCCATCCGAGGTCAAAGTGAAG tttTTCACAGATGGAATAACCAATAAGCTGCTGGGCTGCTACGTGGGTGCAGTCATGCAGGATGTGGTTCTGGTTCGCATTTatggcaacaaaactgaactGTTGGTTGACCGGGAAAATGAGGTGAAAAGTTTCAGGGTACTACAAGCACACCGCTGTGCCCCACGCCTATACTGCACCTTCAACAACGGCCTGTGTTATGAGTTTCTGCAAGGAACTGCCCTGGAGCCTGAAGACATTCGCAGCCAACCTGTTTTCAG GCTCATTGCCAGGCAGCTGGCCAAGTACCATGCCATCCATGCCCACAATGGCTGGGTGCCCCAGTCCGATCTGTGGCTGAAGATGGGCAAGTACTTTGCTCTTATCCCCAAGTACTTAAAGGACCCTAAGCAGGACGCCAG GTTGAGAATGGAGGTGCCCAGCCCACGGTGCCTCCGAGAAGAGCTGCTGTGGCTCCAGCAGAGCTTGTCAGTGCTGGGCTCCCCCGTAGTTCTGTGCCACAACGACCTGCTCTGCAAAAACATAATCTATAGCCAGGAGGCAG GCAACGTAAAGTTCATTGACTACGAGTATGCTGGGTACAATTACCAAGCCTACGACATTGGGAACCATTTCAATGAGTTCGCTG GCCTGAATGAGGTGGATTATAGTCACTACCCAAATCGGCCCTTTCAGCTGCAGTGGCTTCGCTCCTACCTGGAGGCCTATAAGGAGCACAAAGGCCAGGGCTGTGAAGTGACTGACAGAGAGGTGGAAGTTCTTTATGTCCAAGTCAACCAATTTGCCTTG GCGTCTCATTTCTTCTGGGGTCTCTGGGCTCTGATTCAGGCCAAGTTCTCCACCATCGACTTCGACTTCTTGGG ATATGCAGTCCTGCGCTTCAATCAGTACTTTAAGATGAAACCGGAGGTAGCTGCGCTGAACTTACCAGAATAA